GGCCGGCATTTTCGCCGTCGGCCTCAAGCCGACCGGCAACAAGGATCCGTTCGCCTTGCGCCGCGCCGCGCTGGGGCTGGCGCGCACCTTGATCGAGGGCGAGCTCGATCTCGACCTCGACGCGCTCATCGTCGAGGCGCTGGAGCTGCTGCCGGTCACCGCGTTCGGCGGCCAGGAAGGCACGGCGCCCGCCACCCGCCGGGCCGCCCTGCGCGGTGAACTCATGGGCTTCGTGTTCGAGCGCCTGCGCGGCTATTACGCCGAGCGCGGCTTCGACGTCGCCGCTTTCGAGGCCGTGCTCGCGGTGCGGCCGACCAACCTGCACGATTTCGACCGTCGTCTGCGCGCCGTGCTCGCCTTCGCCGGCCGCCCCGAGGCGGCGAGCCTGGCCGCGGCCAACAAGCGCGTGGCCAACCTGCTGCGCAAGGAAGAGGAAAGCGGCGCGGCGATTCCGGCCAAGGTCGATCCGGCCCGCCTCGAACTGGAGGCCGAGCGCGCCCTGGCCGCGGCGCTCGAGGCCGCCCGCAGCGACGCCGCGGCGGCCTTGCGCAGGGGCGACTATGCAGCCGCGCTGGAACGGCTCGCCCGGCTGCAGCCGGAGGTCGACCGCTTCTTCGACGAAGTACTGGTCAATGCCGAAGATCCCGCGCTGCGCGCCAATCGCCTGGCCTTGCTCGCCCAGCTGCGGCGCGAATTCGGTGCCATCGCCGACATCGCACGGCTGTGAGCGGCCAGCTGCCCGGCAGGTGATCCAGGTCGCGTCGATCACCGCCAGGCGGACTTGACTTTCCCGTCCGCGGGGGTTTGCTCTATCCTTGCAGCCTCCCCCGAAGAGGCTTTGAGGATCCGCGCGCGGATGCCCGGGCTTTTTCCGTTTTCAGCGTCGCCCCCTCGTTCCCTTTATCAGTTCAAGAGGTCCCCATGCGCAGGATGGTTTGGTCATTGATGTCCGCGGCCGCGTTGGTCCTGGCCGGCTGTCACGGCGCGGATTCCGATTCCGCATCGCCGGGTGCGCCGGCCGGCAGTGCCAGCAGCCGTGCCGCCGCCCAGCCGGCCAACCGCGTCACCGGCACCATCAACCTGCGCGAGGGCAGCGCCCCGCCTTCGGCCGACGCCAAGCTCGAGATCCGCCTGGTCGACGTCTCGGCCCAGGACGCCGCGCCGCTGGCCAGCAAGACGATCGCGCCGGCCAACCAGTTTCCGCTGTCGTTCGAGCTCGACTTCAACCCGGCGGACATCAACCCGGCCGACCTCTACGTGGTGCAGGCCGAGCTGGTCGATGGCGAGCGCCATTACGCGATGGTCCTGCAGACCCCGGTGCTGACCAAGGGCGCCTCCAACCAGGTGTCGATCCAGCTCGCGGCCGAGCAGACGCCCGGCGAGAAGCAGCTGCGTGAATTCCAGGCGCTGCAAAAGCAGCTCGGCGGCATGAAGATCACCAGCGGCACCCGGCTCGACAAGGACGTGTCGCGGGCCTGGCAGGTGTTCCGCGCCGGCGGCACCGTGCGTCTGGTACGCATGCAGGCCGATTACGGCGACAAGGGCTTCGTCAGCACCGACTACGCCTACCAGGACGGCGCGCCCTGGGTCATCGTGCAGCAGAAGAAGTCCGGCAAGGATGCCAAGCCGGACGCGGTGATCCGCGTGGCCTGGGACAAGAGCGGCAACGTGGTGCTGCACGAGACCGAGGCCGGCGGCAAGACCTCGCCGCTGGCGGACGACGAGGTGGCCCGGCTCAAGAAGGAAGCCCAGGACGTACTCGGCATGGTGACCGGCGGCAAGGGCAAGTAACGCCGTCCCCGCGCTTCGTCACCGTCAGCCACGAAAAAGCCCGCCGGATGGCGGGCTTTTTCGTGGCGGCACCGTCCGCTTCGCAAGCGGCGGCGCGCGGGAGGTCAAGGCGCTTACTTGATCTTGCCT
The DNA window shown above is from Aerosticca soli and carries:
- a CDS encoding DUF1481 domain-containing protein, whose amino-acid sequence is MRRMVWSLMSAAALVLAGCHGADSDSASPGAPAGSASSRAAAQPANRVTGTINLREGSAPPSADAKLEIRLVDVSAQDAAPLASKTIAPANQFPLSFELDFNPADINPADLYVVQAELVDGERHYAMVLQTPVLTKGASNQVSIQLAAEQTPGEKQLREFQALQKQLGGMKITSGTRLDKDVSRAWQVFRAGGTVRLVRMQADYGDKGFVSTDYAYQDGAPWVIVQQKKSGKDAKPDAVIRVAWDKSGNVVLHETEAGGKTSPLADDEVARLKKEAQDVLGMVTGGKGK